A single genomic interval of Natator depressus isolate rNatDep1 chromosome 16, rNatDep2.hap1, whole genome shotgun sequence harbors:
- the PLPP7 gene encoding inactive phospholipid phosphatase 7 isoform X2 produces MPASQSRTRARERNNVLNRAEFLSLNQPMKGNQETRSSSRKQGSQSGLAPTQNEGTKERRQSQQLPEEDCMQLNPSFKGIAFNSLLAIDICISKRLGVCASSASSWGSARSMITLIGITGHGVPWIGGTLICLVKSSTLAGQEVLMNLLLAP; encoded by the exons ATGCCAGCATCCCAAAGCCGGACCAGAGCCAGAGAGCGGAACAATGTCCTGAACAGGGCTGAGTTCCTCTCGTTGAACCAGCCCATGAAAGGAAACCAGGAGACCAGGAGCTCCAGCAGAAAGCAGGGCAGTCAGTCTGGTCTGGCTCCCACCCAAAACGAAGGCACCAAGGAGCGGAGGCAATCTCAGCAGCTTCCTGAGGAGGACTGCATGCAGCTGAACCCCTCCTTCAAGGGAATTGCCTTCAACTCCCTGCTGGCCATCGATATCTGCATATCCAAGAGGCTGGGGGTCTGTGCCAGCAGCGCCTCGTCCTGGGGCAGCGCCCGCTCCATGATCACACTCATCGGGATCACAGGGCATGGTGTACCCTGGATCGGGGGCACACTCATCTGCCTGGTGAAGAGCAGCACGCTGGCGGGACAGGAGGTCCTCATGAACCTGCTGCTAG ctccctga
- the PLPP7 gene encoding inactive phospholipid phosphatase 7 isoform X1, giving the protein MPASQSRTRARERNNVLNRAEFLSLNQPMKGNQETRSSSRKQGSQSGLAPTQNEGTKERRQSQQLPEEDCMQLNPSFKGIAFNSLLAIDICISKRLGVCASSASSWGSARSMITLIGITGHGVPWIGGTLICLVKSSTLAGQEVLMNLLLALLLDVMIVAGLQKLAKRRGPYDVHPGLLDYLTMDIYAFPAGHASRAAMVSKFFLNHLVLAIPLRILLVLWAFCVGLSRIMIGRHHITDVLSGFVFGYLQFRLVELMWMSSNTCQMIISIW; this is encoded by the exons ATGCCAGCATCCCAAAGCCGGACCAGAGCCAGAGAGCGGAACAATGTCCTGAACAGGGCTGAGTTCCTCTCGTTGAACCAGCCCATGAAAGGAAACCAGGAGACCAGGAGCTCCAGCAGAAAGCAGGGCAGTCAGTCTGGTCTGGCTCCCACCCAAAACGAAGGCACCAAGGAGCGGAGGCAATCTCAGCAGCTTCCTGAGGAGGACTGCATGCAGCTGAACCCCTCCTTCAAGGGAATTGCCTTCAACTCCCTGCTGGCCATCGATATCTGCATATCCAAGAGGCTGGGGGTCTGTGCCAGCAGCGCCTCGTCCTGGGGCAGCGCCCGCTCCATGATCACACTCATCGGGATCACAGGGCATGGTGTACCCTGGATCGGGGGCACACTCATCTGCCTGGTGAAGAGCAGCACGCTGGCGGGACAGGAGGTCCTCATGAACCTGCTGCTAG CCTTGCTCCTGGACGTCATGATTGTGGCAGGATTGCAGAAGCTGGCCAAGCGACGAGGCCCATATGATGTCCACCCTGGCCTCTTGGACTATCTGACCATGGACATCTATGCTTTCCCAGCCGGCCACGCCAGCCGAGCTGCCATGGTGTCCAAATTCTTTCTCAATCACCTGGTTTTGGCCATCCCACTCCGGATCCTGCTGGTCCTCTGGGCCTTCTGCGTGGGGCTTTCCCGCATCATGATTGGACGGCACCACATCACAGATGTCCTCTCCGGCTTTGTCTTTGGCTACTTGCAGTTCAGGCTGGTGGAGTTGATGTGGATGTCTTCCAACACATGTCAGATGATAATATCAATCTGGTGA